The Ostrinia nubilalis chromosome 17, ilOstNubi1.1, whole genome shotgun sequence genome contains a region encoding:
- the LOC135079874 gene encoding cuticle protein 18.6-like — protein sequence MQVLIDKSTVHFVGSQEHIVCKMNTYFVVSCLLAFTARVAAAPHGHGVAYLPITTVDKINDPSYAFDYAVNDPSTGDNKAQWEARHGDVVKGAYSLVEPDGNIRLVEYTADPVRGFNAVVKKTGPSIHSVALPVAKPIAVAPVVEHVAPVVAHDVAPVLTHDIGPIVNHGVGPIIHEVAPLAPLVHDIGPIAPLVHEAPLITPLIAPLDIHYPLLHYAPSYGPLVSVSGTTYGAKGNIVRRWTAGPMSLDGKKITIRTKHH from the exons ATGCAGGTGTTAATTGACAAAAGCACAGTGCACTTCGTTGGTTCACAGGAACACATTGTTTGCAAAATGAACACATACTTTGTG GTATCTTGCCTTTTGGCATTCACTGCAAGAGTGGCAGCTGCGCCGCATGGGCATGGGGTGGCATACTTGCCCATTACAACTGTAGATAAAATT AATGACCCTAGCTACGCCTTCGACTACGCAGTGAACGACCCGTCAACCGGCGACAACAAGGCCCAATGGGAGGCGCGGCATGGGGACGTCGTGAAGGGCGCCTACTCTCTGGTGGAGCCCGACGGCAACATTCGCCTTGTAGAGTACACTGCAGACCCAGTCAGAGGCTTCAACGCGGTCGTCAAGAAGACCGGACCGAGCATTCACTCCGTCGCTCTACCCGTAGCCAAACCCATCGCCGTGGCTCCCGTGGTCGAGCATGTCGCCCCGGTTGTAGCTCACGACGTCGCCCCAGTACTGACGCACGACATCGGCCCCATTGTCAACCACGGCGTGGGTCCCATCATACACGAGGTTGCCCCATTAGCTCCGCTCGTTCACGATATCGGCCCGATCGCCCCTCTCGTCCACGAGGCCCCTCTCATCACCCCGCTCATCGCCCCGCTTGACATCCACTACCCCCTTCTACACTACGCCCCGTCCTACGGGCCCCTAGTCTCAGTTTCCGGAACCACGTACGGTGCCAAAGGCAACATCGTCCGCAGATGGACTGCTGGACCCATGTCTTTAGACGGCAAGAAGATAACCATTAGAACGAAACATCATTaa